The genome window GCCAACCAGATCGCCGTCATCGCCATTCTGGCGGTGGGAATGACCATGGTCATCATCACGGCGGGGATCGACCTTTCGGTGGGCAGCCTGATCGCCTTCTCGGCGGTGGTGTGCACCTGGTTGATCCGGGAGGCGGCCTCGGCCGAAGCCGCCGGCCCGCTGGACATGGTGCTCTGCGGCCTGGGGGCCATCCTGCTGTGCGGCCTGCTGGGGGCCTTCTCCGGGGTCATGGTCACCTGGTTCGCCATTCCCCCCTTCATCGCCACCCTGGGAATGATGCTGGTGGCCAGCGGGCTGGCCTACATCCTGGCCGAGGGTCAATCGGTCTACCAGGTTCCCGACTCCTTCGTCTGGCTGGGCCGCGGGGCCGATTTTCTGAGGATTCCCAACGCTGTGCTGCTGATGCTGGCGCTATACTTGTCGGCACACTTGTTGATGACCCAAACCGCGCTGGGGCGCTACATCTACGCCGTCGGCGGCAATCGCGAGGCCGCCCGGCTCTCGGGAGTCCCGGTCACGGCCGTGCTCATCTTCGTTTACACCCTGTGCGCGGCCCTGGCCGGGCTGGGCGGAGTGGTCATGGCCTCCCAACTGAAGAGCGGCTCCCCCACCTACGGGCTGATGTACGAGCTCTACACCATCGCGGCGGTGGTGGTGGGCGGAGCCAGCCTGGCGGGCGGCGAGGGCCGGATCTTCGGAACCCTCATCGGGGCCTTCATCATCGCGGTGATCCAGAACGGCATGAACCTGACCGGCGTGGAGAGCTACACCCAGAAGGTGGTCCTGGGGGCGGTGATCCTTGGCGCCGTGCTGCTGGACATCGCCAAGAAGCGGGGCTGGGGGAGATTGCAGAGGGCCAGACAGGCGTGAAGCGGCCGCGGCTCCCCGGTGCCGCGAGCTTGCAGGATGGGCGGTGCGCCCCCGGCGCGTCCGCAAGAGGAGATTGCAGGGATCAGAAGGGTAAGTCAACCGCAGGTCATTGAACAAAGGAGGAACTTCAACCATGAACATCAAGCTACTGGGCAGGGCAGCCGTCGCCGGACTTTTCCTGATTGGGGTTGTCTTGGCCCTGACGGCCCCGGCCGTGGCCGGGGAGGGAGACGGCCAGAAGGAAGTGATCTTCTATTCGGACGGACGCCACTCCAGCGTCTACCTCTATGAACCCCCCATGAGCGTTCGCCAGTACGTGGAGCCCATCGACGAGCTGCTGGACCTGGGCATCGATACCATCACCTACGCCGTGGGCGACTGCAGCGTGCTCCTCTACGACACCAAGGTGGGGGAACGCTGGGGGCACAACCTGAACCTGGTCAACCACATCGTCTGGTATCGGGCCGGCCAGAACGCCCATTCGTTCATCCAGCGGGGCATGGACCCCCTGGACGTGGTCACCAAGCACGCCCAGCGCCGGGGATTC of Acidobacteriota bacterium contains these proteins:
- a CDS encoding ABC transporter permease, with amino-acid sequence MGHPRFHRLLSRLLSDYGMVLVLVLLGACFSYVTWDEQHPTGVEAAEQLTDRITSEFSPGAAVLVVAREHGEDALFADSLERRLSDAGMRVLGTVKGQPSDARERLDGLSRSGGCLHAIACTDVTGRWAVFDRLGEKFPGLAGASVLTPPSYRWPNFLKRDNLLNVANQIAVIAILAVGMTMVIITAGIDLSVGSLIAFSAVVCTWLIREAASAEAAGPLDMVLCGLGAILLCGLLGAFSGVMVTWFAIPPFIATLGMMLVASGLAYILAEGQSVYQVPDSFVWLGRGADFLRIPNAVLLMLALYLSAHLLMTQTALGRYIYAVGGNREAARLSGVPVTAVLIFVYTLCAALAGLGGVVMASQLKSGSPTYGLMYELYTIAAVVVGGASLAGGEGRIFGTLIGAFIIAVIQNGMNLTGVESYTQKVVLGAVILGAVLLDIAKKRGWGRLQRARQA